In a genomic window of Halostella litorea:
- a CDS encoding DUF63 family protein gives MDDVLDRVSPERAWAAVVAAIVAVFGVGSVVFPRTVYAEFVWHYFWGPVYADSEGASCVAWANGDRRLLGAEECRALANDPERLAELGPVAEPGYTVVSEIGYVVILLIALIGVIFLLKRLDIQRYRAGFYALFPFMLFGGALRVVEDANVAAIRAGVEQPISYPLNTLLISPLIYFTMFFFALAAVVTAVWLDRNGYVSGYEYPLAGIGTAALVACVGYLGMLAATKEYVYFYPLLPTVVLVGATLSAGLTWVLVQRYAPEVNRGTGLIGLVIIWGHAIDGVANVVGLDWAGELGVHYGDLGPKHPVNAGIVDITGAVLPASITQYTGTAWPFLLVKLVAAVFVVWIFDERIFEENPRYTIMLLITVLAVGLGPGTRDMLRATFGI, from the coding sequence ATGGACGACGTCCTCGACAGGGTTTCCCCCGAGCGCGCGTGGGCCGCCGTCGTCGCGGCCATCGTCGCCGTCTTCGGGGTCGGCTCGGTCGTCTTCCCCCGAACCGTCTACGCGGAGTTCGTCTGGCACTACTTCTGGGGCCCCGTGTACGCCGACTCCGAGGGGGCGAGTTGCGTCGCCTGGGCGAACGGCGACCGCCGCCTGCTCGGGGCCGAGGAGTGCCGGGCGCTCGCCAACGACCCCGAGCGGCTGGCCGAACTCGGCCCGGTCGCCGAACCCGGCTACACGGTCGTCTCGGAGATCGGTTACGTGGTCATCCTGCTGATCGCGCTGATCGGCGTCATCTTCCTGCTCAAGCGGCTCGACATCCAGCGGTACCGCGCCGGCTTCTACGCGCTGTTCCCGTTCATGCTGTTCGGCGGGGCGCTCCGGGTCGTCGAGGACGCCAACGTCGCGGCGATCCGCGCCGGCGTCGAACAGCCGATCAGCTACCCGCTGAACACGCTGCTGATCAGCCCGCTCATCTACTTCACGATGTTTTTCTTCGCGCTGGCGGCCGTCGTCACGGCCGTCTGGCTCGACCGCAACGGGTACGTCTCGGGCTACGAGTACCCGCTCGCGGGCATCGGGACGGCGGCGCTGGTCGCCTGCGTCGGCTACCTCGGCATGCTCGCGGCGACCAAGGAGTACGTGTACTTCTACCCGCTGCTCCCGACGGTCGTACTGGTGGGCGCGACGCTGTCGGCGGGGCTGACGTGGGTGCTCGTCCAGCGGTACGCCCCCGAGGTCAACCGCGGGACGGGGCTCATCGGGCTGGTGATAATCTGGGGCCACGCCATCGACGGCGTGGCCAACGTCGTCGGGCTGGACTGGGCGGGCGAACTCGGCGTGCACTACGGCGACCTCGGGCCGAAACACCCGGTCAACGCGGGGATCGTCGACATCACCGGCGCGGTGCTGCCGGCGAGCATCACGCAGTACACGGGCACCGCGTGGCCGTTCCTGCTGGTGAAACTCGTCGCCGCGGTGTTCGTCGTCTGGATCTTCGACGAGCGGATCTTCGAGGAGAACCCGCGCTACACGATCATGCTACTGATCACGGTGCTCGCGGTCGGCCTCGGCCCCGGGACCAGGGACATGCTCCGGGCCACGTTCGGTATCTAG
- a CDS encoding Lrp/AsnC family transcriptional regulator, with the protein MELDDTDREILRILQADARTPFSEVAREIEMSSATVHDRVSRMEEAGVIEGYHAEVDPRAVGLGISAVVGLRVEQGREQDTLERLQEVEGVQEIHLTTGEWDVMARVYAEDADALRELMFERVARMDGFARSQTMVILGTHHESQELPLE; encoded by the coding sequence ATGGAGCTGGACGACACGGACCGCGAGATACTCCGCATCCTCCAGGCGGACGCCCGGACGCCGTTCAGCGAGGTCGCCCGGGAGATCGAGATGTCGAGCGCGACCGTCCACGACCGCGTCTCCCGGATGGAGGAGGCCGGGGTCATCGAGGGGTACCACGCCGAGGTGGACCCGCGGGCCGTCGGCCTCGGCATCTCCGCCGTCGTCGGCCTGCGCGTCGAGCAGGGCCGCGAGCAGGACACGCTGGAGCGCCTCCAGGAGGTCGAGGGCGTCCAGGAGATCCACCTGACGACCGGCGAGTGGGACGTGATGGCGCGGGTGTACGCCGAGGACGCCGACGCGCTCCGGGAGCTGATGTTCGAGCGCGTCGCCCGGATGGACGGCTTCGCGCGCTCCCAGACGATGGTGATCCTCGGCACGCACCACGAGAGCCAGGAGCTCCCGTTGGAGTAG
- a CDS encoding DUF7522 family protein has translation MENDLLADEAADRVVSLCRTAIGDSLRSITYFTRDDFEQLYLRDDLEQDADLMGFIGNEWQDFKTTQSAYEGTELGDYEFTIRAFENGYLVRVTTDTEGVFATADSMTIATYEDVAAALSAILEER, from the coding sequence ATGGAAAACGATCTGCTGGCGGACGAAGCGGCCGACAGGGTCGTCTCGCTGTGTCGCACGGCGATCGGCGACAGCCTCCGGTCGATCACATACTTCACGCGCGACGACTTCGAGCAGCTGTACCTGCGCGACGACCTGGAGCAGGACGCCGACCTGATGGGCTTTATCGGCAACGAGTGGCAGGACTTCAAGACCACGCAGTCGGCCTACGAGGGGACCGAACTTGGGGACTACGAGTTCACGATCCGCGCGTTCGAGAACGGCTACCTTGTCCGCGTGACGACCGACACCGAGGGCGTGTTCGCGACGGCCGACAGCATGACGATTGCGACGTACGAGGACGTCGCGGCCGCGCTCTCGGCCATCCTGGAGGAGCGCTGA
- a CDS encoding ribonuclease H-like domain-containing protein — translation MRIENSFIPVRGVGEETERRLWRDGVTRWEAFEPSHLGPTTGERVEEFIATAWERLDDGDAGFFAERFPQGSHWRLYENFRSDVCYFDIETTGLSPERDRVTTVSFHRDGETTTLVRGENLTADAIERQFAGASLVATFNGKRFDVPFLETSFDVSVETPHVDLMYPCRQTGLTGGLKAIERDIGLERDRPDISGEDAVRLWREYEAGDDGALDTLVSYNREDAANLARLMDAVTERLHDDVFEAERAADA, via the coding sequence GTGCGCATCGAGAACAGTTTCATCCCGGTCCGCGGCGTCGGCGAGGAAACCGAGCGCCGCCTCTGGCGCGACGGCGTCACGCGCTGGGAGGCGTTCGAACCGTCCCACCTCGGCCCGACGACCGGCGAGCGCGTCGAGGAGTTCATCGCGACGGCCTGGGAGCGCCTCGACGACGGCGACGCCGGCTTCTTCGCCGAGCGGTTCCCGCAGGGGAGCCACTGGCGGCTGTACGAGAACTTCCGGTCCGACGTCTGTTACTTCGACATCGAGACGACCGGCCTCTCCCCCGAGCGCGACCGCGTGACGACGGTGAGCTTCCACCGCGACGGCGAGACCACGACGCTCGTCCGCGGCGAGAACCTCACCGCCGACGCGATCGAACGGCAGTTCGCCGGCGCCTCGCTCGTGGCGACGTTCAACGGCAAGCGGTTCGACGTGCCGTTCCTCGAAACGTCGTTCGACGTCTCCGTCGAGACGCCCCACGTCGACCTCATGTACCCCTGTCGGCAGACCGGCCTCACGGGCGGGCTGAAGGCGATCGAGCGGGACATCGGGCTCGAACGGGACCGGCCCGACATCTCCGGCGAGGACGCCGTCCGCCTCTGGCGCGAGTACGAGGCCGGCGACGACGGCGCGCTCGACACGCTCGTCTCGTACAACCGCGAGGACGCGGCGAACCTCGCCCGCCTGATGGACGCCGTCACCGAACGGCTCCACGACGACGTGTTCGAGGCCGAGCGCGCGGCCGACGCCTGA
- a CDS encoding ABC transporter substrate-binding protein, with the protein MDPTDPTLSRRRLLQATAGTAAAAGLAGRGVADARTASAPPGTDVLRLVGERLRSLDPVAASRRTALEVVTQVFDTLTEFSDGETGPEPLLARSVETSNDGRTVRIELEQGVRFHDGQALTAGDVVYTFERVAQSSASGYRSLLLDDMGVAHRTDGGDYVPGSLAVSAESSEVVTMQLESPFHSVRELLAMPWFSIVPEGLVGDVEGYGGKMTQEEFAQYPVGCGPFAFERWNSGSEIQVRRWDEYHGRVPSVEAVNWRIIRDDDARYTYSVLNERAHEVDVPRSQFDSGKVSVDRTDDRGRHIGTYGPLENGRTAEYFSVPDLLTYYVGFNQESTRPAGRKAFAHVLNQTAVARDLFDGPARPAAHLSPPNLFRDNAAGYREHAKEYPYGINETRIDRARAVMEDAGYSENDPYELEFAIYPSDVWRDVGQIVRDQLQSAHVDVTLEQMGFTTLTERGRNGDLEAYALGWGANYPAAPDFLQNLAPENTDTSAGSAISFADWSGTDAAEEAAQAWEYIQREPEPNPEAFVVMERMNWEDVVLLPVFHPAIETMWDGTLDVPMHGSVGRQKYNTVTEPGGGGGGGGGGGGGDDTGGGTDDGGDGQAGGGGRAGVTVEFTDDYQMSPEEVVIEPGTTVRFEWAGGGSHNLVVESQPDGANWTGQEPLEDEGYVYEHTFEVPGVYEYHCAPHESLGEEGVIRVVEEQGTASGGGGDGSDGTATAVEPTATTDGPASDGGSGDTDGNESGNGSAEFAGDSQEMPGFGVGSALTALAAGGAIRWLAGEDDEE; encoded by the coding sequence ATGGATCCGACGGACCCGACGCTGTCGCGTCGCCGATTACTGCAGGCGACGGCCGGTACCGCGGCCGCCGCGGGGCTGGCCGGCCGCGGCGTCGCCGACGCCCGAACCGCCTCCGCCCCACCCGGAACCGACGTTCTGCGCCTGGTCGGCGAGCGTCTCCGGAGTCTCGACCCCGTCGCCGCCAGCCGCCGGACCGCGCTGGAGGTCGTCACGCAGGTGTTCGACACGCTGACGGAGTTCTCCGACGGCGAGACCGGGCCGGAACCGCTGCTCGCCCGCAGCGTCGAGACGAGCAACGACGGCCGGACCGTCCGGATCGAACTGGAGCAGGGGGTCCGGTTCCACGACGGGCAGGCCCTCACCGCCGGCGACGTCGTGTACACCTTCGAGCGGGTCGCCCAGTCGAGCGCGTCGGGCTATCGGAGTTTGCTGCTCGACGACATGGGCGTCGCCCACCGCACCGACGGCGGCGACTACGTGCCGGGGTCGCTGGCCGTCTCCGCGGAGTCGTCGGAGGTCGTGACGATGCAACTCGAGTCCCCCTTCCACTCCGTCCGGGAACTGCTCGCGATGCCGTGGTTCTCGATCGTTCCCGAGGGACTCGTCGGCGACGTCGAGGGGTACGGCGGGAAGATGACCCAGGAGGAGTTCGCACAGTACCCCGTCGGCTGCGGGCCGTTCGCGTTCGAACGCTGGAACTCGGGGAGCGAAATCCAGGTGCGCCGATGGGACGAGTACCACGGGAGGGTTCCGTCCGTCGAGGCGGTCAACTGGCGGATCATCCGCGACGACGACGCGAGGTACACGTACTCGGTGCTAAACGAGCGCGCACACGAGGTCGACGTGCCCCGGTCACAGTTCGATTCCGGGAAGGTGTCCGTCGACCGCACCGACGACCGCGGCCGGCACATCGGGACGTACGGCCCGCTGGAGAACGGCCGGACGGCCGAGTACTTCTCGGTGCCCGACCTGCTCACCTACTACGTCGGGTTCAACCAGGAGAGCACGCGTCCAGCGGGCAGGAAGGCGTTCGCGCACGTCCTCAACCAGACGGCGGTGGCACGGGACCTGTTCGACGGCCCCGCCCGCCCCGCCGCTCACCTCAGCCCGCCGAACCTCTTCCGGGACAACGCGGCCGGTTACCGCGAGCACGCCAAGGAGTACCCGTACGGCATCAACGAGACGCGGATCGACCGCGCGCGGGCGGTCATGGAGGACGCGGGGTACAGCGAAAACGACCCCTACGAACTGGAGTTCGCCATATACCCGTCGGACGTCTGGCGCGACGTCGGACAGATCGTCCGCGACCAGCTTCAGTCCGCCCACGTCGACGTCACGCTGGAGCAGATGGGGTTCACTACGCTCACGGAGCGGGGGCGCAACGGCGACCTCGAAGCGTACGCGCTCGGGTGGGGAGCCAACTACCCGGCCGCGCCCGATTTCCTCCAGAACCTCGCGCCCGAAAACACGGACACGTCCGCCGGTTCGGCGATATCGTTCGCCGACTGGTCCGGGACGGACGCCGCCGAGGAGGCCGCACAGGCCTGGGAGTACATCCAGCGGGAGCCCGAGCCGAACCCCGAAGCGTTCGTCGTGATGGAGCGGATGAACTGGGAGGACGTGGTCCTGCTGCCCGTCTTCCACCCGGCGATCGAGACGATGTGGGACGGCACGCTCGACGTGCCGATGCACGGCTCCGTCGGGCGACAGAAGTACAACACCGTCACCGAGCCCGGGGGCGGCGGTGGAGGTGGGGGCGGTGGCGGCGGGGGCGACGATACCGGCGGCGGTACCGATGACGGGGGAGACGGCCAGGCCGGCGGTGGCGGCAGGGCGGGAGTGACGGTGGAGTTCACCGACGACTACCAGATGTCGCCCGAGGAGGTCGTAATCGAGCCCGGGACGACCGTCAGGTTCGAGTGGGCGGGCGGCGGCTCCCACAATCTCGTGGTCGAGAGCCAGCCGGACGGGGCGAACTGGACGGGTCAGGAACCCCTCGAAGACGAGGGGTACGTCTACGAACACACGTTCGAGGTGCCCGGCGTGTACGAGTACCACTGCGCGCCCCACGAGTCGCTCGGCGAGGAAGGGGTCATCCGCGTCGTGGAGGAACAGGGGACGGCCAGCGGGGGCGGCGGCGACGGGAGCGACGGCACCGCGACCGCAGTCGAGCCCACTGCCACGACCGACGGACCGGCGTCCGACGGCGGATCAGGCGACACCGACGGGAACGAGTCCGGCAACGGGTCCGCCGAGTTCGCCGGCGACTCGCAGGAGATGCCCGGCTTCGGGGTCGGCAGTGCGCTGACAGCACTCGCGGCCGGCGGCGCGATCCGGTGGCTCGCAGGCGAGGACGACGAGGAGTAA
- a CDS encoding Eco57I restriction-modification methylase domain-containing protein, with amino-acid sequence MSDTAGFRDALHGIASRLHADMSETDVANAFLNEDFYGRLGYDGAGHDLRSEWTLPDDRRPDYVTLDANESATAVYEFKTTGRDLDPHDDQLFHYVDELKADYGVLTNGDELRLYRRDGRTHLLTVALEDATEGDAADLEAALRKPEWDVTDPDSVDEFLDRLDEVALDGQLGREHFFETFRLEENSPFADLVTAMMDLLAELRDERDAKFVTGAYDFWEASYASVPEDVPESWEPFVDGEGSLRDFMFCLESGHALLARLLLAKATDDHDFFPHSKGLRRYVDELGGFDGRIDLDAYPIAANGMIEDMRNQLVESPFEDDIFVWWTDGYGEQTASQHANHYSRFRDVAEGGSDVTRVSTATRERFSRAIAHVAFAVLKFDFSRIEGDPLGNLYQRYFDPETRKALGEFYTPQAVAEYIMDSVDYDVGVSGGRLVDPSCGSGTFLVEAVDRYLDDVRRYDDDPDWADRLTELCTHPHIVGLDVHPFAVLMAQIRFLVAVLPEYREAKRDDESFTIRRLPIFRTDTLRNERELTGVEVGDGDQTQMTLDAVTEDGRDVKIPVPLPIEVDDGEVADADREDGFLVQRVRMPRYDTVRTSAGVRNFGEYYAALQGVLDVVKFHMREGRWEYEGGLEEGIHRYTTREYDGVADFFEPYVDDVLGTVRYLRDEHGDGRLFKMFEDTVLALVVKNYMEYDYVVGNPPYVNIKGIPDARQETYERLYRSAYGRYDLYVLFLERGLGMLSADGRLGFITPNKFTRSNYGKEIRRIIAEEYSLASYVEFGDVDVFDDATNFACILTVDRDGSRTETPYAKVHRGSDGVLQDVRDRLGAAETVTEELELSTFPTDRLGADSWRFTPASVRSVAEKLDRNAATAVGDVCLGIRQGVSSGGDDAFVVDESEIAEHDLERDLLLPIVRGKHVRRWAVEWDGEYAVYPYDERGELVDLSNYPNTKAYLDSMADYLADRYCVDTGSKGIYEYDGVRPKSVYEGDFRIPTPDMSTENNFAHAEGFRCFKNTSYVATFDDDAAYSEMELLGLLNSSAAEFVVKQTSPPLRGRPFRYRYKTQYVDAIPLPEPGSGVADLAREAVEHDRLRKKVASFPGAYLDDFDGELGYVDYEWRTRRTPVDAAVEETDDGRFAVTAGRTDEITAPLLDRGDRDERRLRARYVRAAVDGRDVSEGETRTIPIPETRDDVERLLDALAADRRAVKETSVDALEAEIDRLVYDAFDLSEEDRAVVERYLDVF; translated from the coding sequence ATGTCGGATACGGCCGGGTTTCGTGACGCCCTCCACGGGATCGCGTCGCGCCTCCACGCGGACATGAGCGAAACGGACGTGGCGAACGCGTTCCTCAACGAGGACTTCTACGGCCGCCTCGGCTACGACGGTGCCGGCCACGACCTCCGCAGCGAGTGGACGCTCCCGGACGACCGACGCCCCGACTACGTCACGCTCGACGCGAACGAGTCCGCCACCGCCGTCTACGAGTTCAAAACGACCGGGCGGGACCTCGACCCGCACGACGACCAGCTGTTTCACTACGTGGACGAACTCAAGGCCGACTACGGCGTCCTCACGAACGGCGACGAACTCCGCCTGTACCGCCGGGACGGGCGGACGCATCTCCTCACCGTCGCGCTGGAAGACGCGACCGAGGGCGACGCCGCCGACCTCGAAGCGGCGCTTCGGAAACCGGAGTGGGACGTCACGGACCCGGACAGCGTCGACGAGTTCCTCGACCGCCTCGACGAGGTGGCGCTCGACGGCCAGCTCGGCCGGGAACACTTCTTCGAGACGTTCCGCCTGGAGGAGAACAGCCCCTTCGCCGACCTCGTGACGGCGATGATGGACCTGCTCGCTGAGCTCAGGGACGAGCGGGACGCGAAGTTCGTCACGGGGGCCTACGACTTCTGGGAGGCCAGTTACGCCAGCGTCCCCGAGGACGTCCCGGAGTCGTGGGAGCCGTTCGTCGACGGTGAGGGCTCGCTCCGGGACTTCATGTTCTGTCTGGAGTCCGGGCACGCCCTGCTGGCCCGCCTCCTCCTGGCGAAGGCGACCGACGACCACGACTTCTTCCCGCACAGCAAGGGGCTCCGGCGGTACGTCGACGAACTCGGCGGGTTCGACGGACGCATCGACCTCGACGCCTACCCCATCGCGGCCAACGGGATGATCGAGGACATGCGAAACCAGCTCGTCGAGAGCCCGTTCGAGGACGACATCTTCGTCTGGTGGACGGACGGCTACGGCGAGCAGACCGCCAGCCAGCACGCGAACCACTACTCGCGGTTCCGCGACGTGGCCGAGGGCGGGAGCGACGTGACCCGCGTGAGCACGGCGACCCGGGAGCGGTTCAGCCGCGCCATCGCACACGTCGCCTTCGCCGTGCTGAAGTTCGACTTTTCCCGGATCGAGGGCGACCCGCTCGGCAACCTCTACCAGCGGTACTTCGACCCGGAGACGCGGAAGGCCCTCGGGGAGTTCTACACCCCGCAGGCGGTCGCCGAGTACATCATGGACAGCGTGGACTACGACGTGGGCGTCTCCGGGGGGCGCCTCGTCGACCCCTCCTGTGGCTCCGGGACGTTCCTCGTCGAGGCGGTCGACCGCTACCTCGACGACGTGCGCCGGTACGACGACGACCCGGACTGGGCCGACCGCCTCACCGAACTGTGCACGCACCCCCACATCGTCGGCCTCGACGTCCACCCGTTCGCGGTGTTGATGGCCCAGATCCGGTTTCTGGTCGCCGTCCTCCCCGAGTACCGCGAGGCGAAGCGGGACGACGAGTCGTTCACCATCCGCCGGCTGCCGATCTTCCGAACCGACACCCTCCGCAACGAGCGCGAGTTGACGGGCGTGGAGGTCGGCGACGGGGACCAGACGCAGATGACGCTCGACGCGGTCACGGAGGACGGCCGGGACGTGAAAATCCCCGTGCCCCTCCCCATCGAGGTCGACGACGGCGAGGTGGCCGACGCCGACCGGGAGGACGGGTTCCTCGTCCAGCGGGTTCGGATGCCGCGGTACGACACGGTCAGGACGTCGGCGGGCGTCCGGAACTTCGGGGAGTACTACGCCGCCCTGCAGGGCGTGCTCGACGTCGTGAAGTTCCACATGCGCGAGGGCCGCTGGGAGTACGAGGGCGGCCTCGAGGAGGGCATCCACCGCTACACGACCCGCGAGTACGACGGCGTGGCGGACTTCTTCGAGCCGTACGTCGACGACGTGCTCGGGACGGTTCGGTATCTCCGCGACGAACACGGGGACGGCCGCCTGTTCAAGATGTTCGAGGACACCGTGCTCGCGCTCGTCGTCAAGAACTACATGGAGTACGACTACGTCGTCGGGAACCCCCCGTACGTGAACATCAAGGGCATCCCCGACGCCCGACAGGAGACGTACGAGCGCCTCTACCGCTCGGCCTACGGCAGGTACGACCTCTACGTGCTCTTTCTCGAACGCGGGCTCGGGATGCTCTCGGCGGACGGTCGGCTGGGGTTCATCACGCCGAACAAGTTCACGCGGTCGAACTACGGCAAGGAGATCCGGCGGATCATCGCCGAGGAGTACTCCCTCGCGTCGTACGTGGAGTTCGGCGACGTGGACGTGTTCGACGACGCGACCAACTTCGCCTGCATCCTCACCGTCGACCGGGACGGGAGCCGCACCGAGACGCCGTACGCGAAAGTGCACAGGGGGAGCGACGGCGTTCTGCAGGACGTCCGGGACCGCCTCGGGGCGGCGGAGACGGTCACCGAGGAACTGGAGCTGTCGACGTTCCCGACCGACCGGCTCGGCGCCGACAGCTGGCGGTTCACGCCGGCGTCGGTCAGGTCGGTCGCCGAGAAACTCGACCGGAACGCCGCCACCGCCGTGGGGGACGTCTGTCTGGGCATCAGGCAGGGCGTCTCGTCGGGCGGCGACGATGCCTTCGTCGTCGACGAATCGGAGATAGCCGAACACGACCTTGAGCGGGACCTCCTCCTGCCGATCGTCCGCGGCAAGCACGTCCGGCGGTGGGCGGTCGAGTGGGACGGCGAGTACGCGGTCTACCCCTACGACGAGCGGGGCGAACTGGTCGACCTGTCGAACTACCCGAACACGAAAGCCTACCTCGACTCGATGGCGGACTACCTCGCGGACCGGTACTGCGTCGACACGGGGTCGAAGGGGATCTACGAGTACGACGGGGTGCGCCCGAAGTCGGTGTACGAGGGCGATTTCCGGATCCCCACGCCCGACATGAGCACGGAGAACAACTTCGCACACGCCGAGGGGTTCCGCTGCTTCAAGAACACGTCGTACGTGGCCACGTTCGACGACGACGCGGCGTACTCCGAGATGGAGCTACTGGGGCTGCTCAACAGTTCGGCCGCGGAGTTCGTCGTCAAACAGACCAGCCCCCCGCTCCGCGGGCGGCCGTTCAGGTACCGGTACAAGACGCAGTACGTCGACGCGATCCCGCTGCCGGAACCCGGCTCCGGCGTCGCCGACCTCGCGCGGGAGGCCGTCGAGCACGACCGGCTTCGGAAGAAGGTCGCGTCGTTCCCCGGGGCGTACCTCGACGACTTCGACGGGGAACTCGGGTACGTCGACTACGAGTGGCGGACGCGCCGGACCCCCGTGGACGCGGCGGTCGAGGAGACGGACGACGGACGGTTCGCCGTCACGGCCGGCCGCACCGACGAGATCACCGCGCCGCTGCTGGACCGCGGGGACCGCGACGAGCGTCGGCTCCGGGCGCGGTACGTCCGCGCCGCCGTCGACGGCCGGGACGTGAGCGAGGGCGAGACGCGGACGATCCCGATCCCCGAGACCCGGGACGACGTGGAACGGCTGCTCGACGCGCTTGCGGCCGACCGGCGAGCGGTCAAGGAGACGAGCGTCGACGCCCTCGAAGCCGAGATAGACCGGCTGGTGTACGACGCGTTCGACCTCTCCGAGGAGGACCGGGCCGTCGTCGAGCGGTACCTCGACGTGTTCTGA
- a CDS encoding four-helix bundle copper-binding protein — protein MSLTEISHLDGKMAECIDNCFEAAQACEWCADECAGEGEEMAECLRLCRDVADLTTMHARFMARNSAYSDELAETCADACEACADECERHDAEHCQVCAETLRECAQTCREMAGA, from the coding sequence ATGTCCCTGACCGAGATCAGCCACCTGGACGGAAAGATGGCGGAGTGCATCGACAACTGCTTCGAGGCCGCGCAGGCCTGCGAGTGGTGCGCCGACGAGTGCGCCGGCGAGGGCGAGGAGATGGCCGAGTGCCTGCGGCTCTGCCGCGACGTCGCGGACCTGACGACCATGCACGCGCGGTTCATGGCCCGGAACTCGGCGTACAGCGACGAGCTAGCCGAGACCTGCGCCGACGCCTGCGAGGCGTGTGCCGACGAGTGCGAGCGACACGACGCCGAGCACTGTCAGGTCTGTGCCGAGACGCTCCGGGAGTGCGCCCAGACCTGCCGGGAGATGGCGGGCGCGTAA
- a CDS encoding HAD family hydrolase produces the protein MSYDAILLDHDGVITTPPGRDLLHDAARETFAHAGVESPPDRHVEGLALGVTADWLDGLCAEYGLDRDEFWRLRDETASAAQREAILAGEKTLYDDVSAIDALDHDLGIVSVNQHATIEFVLDHFDLADRFGTYYGRQPTVADLDRKKPDPHYVERALADLDAGRALFVGDSESDVTAAANAGIDSAYLHRPHRDGSLSVDPTHEVESLAGLHDLPGVETVEYAADGDGTTAG, from the coding sequence ATGTCGTACGACGCGATCCTGCTGGACCACGACGGCGTGATCACGACGCCGCCCGGCCGCGACCTGCTCCACGACGCCGCCCGCGAGACGTTCGCCCACGCCGGCGTCGAGTCGCCCCCCGACCGCCACGTCGAGGGGCTGGCCCTCGGCGTCACGGCGGACTGGCTCGACGGCCTCTGTGCCGAGTACGGCCTCGACCGCGACGAGTTCTGGCGGCTCCGCGACGAGACCGCGTCGGCCGCCCAGCGCGAGGCGATACTGGCCGGCGAGAAGACGCTGTACGACGACGTGTCCGCCATCGACGCGCTGGACCACGACCTCGGGATCGTCAGCGTGAACCAGCACGCGACGATCGAGTTCGTGCTGGATCACTTCGACCTCGCGGACCGCTTCGGGACGTACTACGGCCGCCAGCCGACGGTCGCGGACCTCGACCGGAAGAAGCCGGACCCCCACTACGTCGAGCGCGCGCTCGCCGACCTGGACGCCGGCCGCGCGCTGTTCGTCGGCGACAGCGAGAGCGACGTGACCGCCGCCGCCAACGCCGGCATCGACTCGGCGTACCTCCACCGCCCCCACCGCGACGGGTCGCTCTCGGTCGACCCGACCCACGAGGTCGAGTCGCTCGCCGGCCTCCACGACCTGCCGGGCGTCGAGACCGTCGAATACGCGGCCGACGGCGACGGGACGACCGCCGGGTGA
- a CDS encoding DUF309 domain-containing protein, with translation MDDHTRDPSVGPPAGDPTGWRDDGQWEHATLRRATVHGVRLYNAGEFHESHDCFEDEWYNYGRGTTESKFLHGMVQVAAGAYKHFDFEDDDGMRSLFDTALQYFHGVPRDFYGVDLPEVRTTLTNALNDPEALHGWRIPLDGDRPSAHDEDFAYAAALE, from the coding sequence ATGGACGACCACACGCGGGACCCCAGCGTCGGCCCGCCGGCCGGGGACCCGACGGGGTGGCGCGACGACGGCCAGTGGGAGCACGCCACGCTCCGGCGGGCGACGGTCCACGGCGTGCGCCTGTACAACGCCGGCGAGTTCCACGAATCCCACGACTGCTTCGAGGACGAGTGGTACAACTACGGCCGCGGGACGACCGAGAGCAAGTTCCTCCACGGGATGGTGCAGGTCGCCGCCGGCGCGTACAAGCACTTCGACTTCGAGGACGACGACGGGATGCGTTCGCTGTTCGACACCGCGCTCCAGTACTTCCACGGCGTGCCCCGCGACTTCTACGGCGTCGACCTGCCCGAGGTGCGGACGACGCTCACGAACGCTCTGAACGACCCCGAGGCGCTCCACGGCTGGCGGATACCGCTCGACGGCGACCGGCCGTCGGCGCACGACGAGGACTTCGCGTACGCGGCGGCGCTGGAGTAG